A genomic window from Streptomyces mirabilis includes:
- a CDS encoding DUF2156 domain-containing protein: MNAAQAPADTEAYEMLRRYGSHSSAFLAMNSGNRRFHTDGVDGFVPYREAGRRHLFQLGGPVCAVEDGPSLLTALLARAGSERRRVAAVQLSRPQAELHAGHGFVVNQFGASFSIALDGYRLGGQRMVKVRNMVNRARREGVSVAEVPAEERDGAKVTAALDAVDAAWLRAKGRHVKELEFLIGERGGPGAPHRRLFTAVHAGRTVGYVSYSPVFGEHAGWLYDLTRRLPDAPPGTVELLFATALRQFQDEGCGWLHLGFTPFVQLGPDTAAPGPTSTFLHRCVEVLAAKGRAIYPAAAQESFKLKWRPQLIEPEYLAFQGRVSPGAVWQLMRLTKSV, from the coding sequence GTGAACGCCGCACAGGCGCCGGCCGACACGGAGGCGTACGAGATGCTGCGCCGGTACGGCAGCCACAGCAGCGCCTTCCTCGCGATGAACAGCGGGAACCGCCGCTTCCACACGGACGGTGTCGACGGCTTCGTCCCGTACCGGGAGGCCGGCCGACGACACCTGTTCCAACTGGGCGGACCCGTATGCGCGGTGGAGGACGGCCCGAGCCTGCTGACCGCGCTGCTCGCACGGGCCGGCAGTGAGCGACGCCGGGTCGCCGCCGTCCAGCTCTCCCGCCCGCAGGCCGAACTGCACGCCGGACACGGCTTCGTCGTCAACCAGTTCGGCGCCTCCTTCAGCATCGCGCTCGACGGGTACCGCCTCGGCGGACAACGCATGGTCAAGGTGCGCAACATGGTCAACCGGGCCCGCAGAGAAGGGGTCTCGGTCGCCGAGGTGCCCGCCGAGGAGCGGGACGGCGCGAAGGTCACCGCGGCCCTCGACGCCGTGGACGCCGCGTGGCTGCGCGCCAAGGGCCGGCACGTCAAGGAACTCGAGTTCCTGATCGGCGAACGCGGCGGCCCCGGCGCACCGCACCGGCGCCTGTTCACGGCCGTCCACGCGGGACGGACCGTCGGCTACGTGTCGTACTCACCGGTCTTCGGTGAACACGCCGGCTGGCTGTACGACCTCACACGGAGGCTCCCGGACGCACCGCCCGGCACGGTGGAACTGCTGTTCGCCACCGCCCTGCGCCAGTTCCAGGACGAGGGCTGCGGCTGGCTGCACCTCGGCTTCACCCCGTTCGTCCAGCTCGGCCCGGACACGGCTGCCCCCGGCCCGACCAGCACCTTCCTGCACCGCTGCGTGGAGGTGCTGGCGGCCAAGGGGCGCGCCATCTATCCGGCGGCCGCCCAGGAGTCCTTCAAGCTCAAATGGC